In the genome of Nitrospiria bacterium, one region contains:
- a CDS encoding methyltransferase domain-containing protein, with amino-acid sequence MEAANIKPGQRVLDVACGTGVLAREASLRVGSSGAVFGLDLNPGMLHIAERHAPSIKWRQGRAESLPFPDQSFDTVVSQFGLMFFTDRPQALREMFRVLTPGGHLGIAVWDSLDHTWVCG; translated from the coding sequence TTGGAAGCGGCCAATATAAAACCGGGACAGCGGGTTCTGGATGTGGCGTGCGGGACCGGGGTCCTCGCCCGTGAAGCCTCCTTGCGGGTGGGTTCCTCAGGAGCTGTTTTTGGGCTGGACCTCAATCCGGGGATGCTACACATTGCAGAACGCCATGCTCCCTCAATCAAGTGGCGCCAGGGAAGGGCGGAGTCGCTTCCCTTTCCGGATCAATCCTTCGATACCGTAGTGAGTCAATTTGGTCTTATGTTTTTTACGGACCGTCCCCAAGCTCTTCGTGAAATGTTTCGGGTGTTGACCCCGGGAGGACATTTGGGCATTGCGGTTTGGGATTCCCTTGACCATACCTGGGTATGCGGCT
- a CDS encoding type II toxin-antitoxin system HicA family toxin translates to MIKVLKEKGWVLDRVKGSHHIMI, encoded by the coding sequence ATGATAAAGGTCCTTAAAGAAAAGGGGTGGGTCTTAGACAGGGTTAAAGGAAGCCACCACATTATGATCTAG
- a CDS encoding type II toxin-antitoxin system HicB family antitoxin, with protein MISYPAIIKYDKADKNYLVEFPDLPGCVTFGRTLEEAKQNAEEALSGYLESIFDRGFKVPPQKKKKGKNIYYITPEPSIEIPLMLRLIREQENLTQEKAARLLAYSYQNYQKLENLKLSNPTIKTLQKVLGKLGKRLIIKVEEKKKVSRK; from the coding sequence ATGATCTCTTATCCAGCAATTATAAAATATGACAAAGCAGACAAAAACTATTTGGTGGAATTCCCGGATCTTCCCGGGTGCGTGACATTTGGCCGTACATTGGAAGAAGCAAAACAAAACGCAGAAGAAGCACTCTCAGGATATTTAGAGTCTATTTTTGATCGAGGTTTTAAGGTTCCTCCTCAGAAAAAAAAGAAGGGAAAAAATATTTATTATATTACACCGGAACCCTCCATTGAGATTCCTCTGATGCTCCGATTAATTCGAGAGCAAGAAAATTTAACCCAAGAAAAGGCTGCCCGCCTTTTGGCCTATTCCTACCAAAACTACCAGAAACTTGAAAATTTAAAATTATCCAACCCAACAATTAAAACCCTCCAAAAGGTACTGGGAAAACTAGGGAAACGCCTTATTATTAAAGTCGAAGAAAAAAAGAAAGTTTCAAGAAAATGA